The following proteins are co-located in the Mauremys reevesii isolate NIE-2019 linkage group 23, ASM1616193v1, whole genome shotgun sequence genome:
- the LOC120389102 gene encoding uncharacterized protein LOC120389102: MEPPDTYRNSLPSLWSRVLPSAPQIPSSEAGALSLTPTPHPPFPGLHPLPFPLCPGRAHPAPYDAERPLCQGHSPSPTGAWKAPLLRRWEWDRGSGLASPPALYCPLGPSMGSLGVKGIGTSFPTIFQALGSGTASQMGASCTGAMSGGSGDRSPRPSKASNAGSQRGLDGRPHSLMEGLPRDVLEPGLLRAFLAGDSSPSSMKRASGSLGRQFHFPQQGKRTHQLPESQLFDFLPLSSEVSPAPSPHLSASECQSHHYGNSLVLESAGDGLWERMAGGVIQKGQQGAVMRAGNRLYSSTATEWYRDPGQVTLPSGASLSLSLK; encoded by the exons atggagccccCTGACACTTACAGAAACTCGCTCCCCTCTCTGTGGAGCCgggtccttccctctgctccccaaaTTCCTTCATCTGAGGCTGGAGCTCTTTCCCTCACAcccactccccatcccccttTCCCTGGTTTACACCCCCTCCCATTCCCCCTGTGCCCAGGCAGAGCTCACCCAGCCCCATATGATGCAGAAAGGCCCCTGTGTCAgggccacagccccagccccactggagCCTGGAAAGCTCCACTTTTGAGGAGGTGGGAGTGggacagaggctcagggctagctTCACCTCCTGCCCTTTATTGTCCCCTTGGCCCTTCTATGGGGTCTCTGGGTGTGAAAGGAATAGGAACCTCCTTCCCAACTATCTTCCAGGCCCTGGGATCTGGCACAGCTTCCCAGATGGGCGCGTCCTGTACCGGAGCCATGtcagggggcagtggggacagGTCACCTCGTCCCAGCAAAGCAAGCAATGCTGGCTCTCAAAGAGGCTTAGATGGAAGACCCCATTCCCTCATGGAG GGGCTCCCCAGAGACGTCCTCGAACCTGGACTCCTGAGAGCATTTCTGGCAGGAGACTCCAGCCCCTCGAGCATGAAGAGAGCATCGGGTAGTCTCGGTCGCCAGTTCCACTTCCCACAGCAGGGAAAACGAACCCATCAGCTCCCAGAATCCCAACTCTTTGACTTCCTTCCGCTCAGCAGTGAGGTTTCTCCAGCCCCCTCACCACACCTGTCAGCCTCTGAATGTCAGAGTCA CCATTATGGAAACAGCCTGGTATTGGAGAGTGCTGGGGATGGCCTATGGGAGAGGATGGCTGGAGGGGTCATAcagaaggggcagcagggtgCAGTGATGAGAGCAGGGAACAGGTTATACAGCAGCACTGCCACTGAGTGGTACCGTGATCCTGGCCAGGTCACTCTCCCATCTGGTGCCTCACTTTCTCTATCTTTGAAATGA